A genomic segment from Pseudomonas mendocina encodes:
- a CDS encoding RNA pyrophosphohydrolase has protein sequence MIDSDGFRPNVGIILTNDVGQVLWARRINQDAWQFPQGGINDRESPEEALYRELNEEVGLEEQDVKILACTRGWLRYRLPQRLVRTHSQPLCIGQKQKWFLLRLTGAEDRVRMDLTGKPEFDGWRWVSYWYPLGQVVTFKREVYRRALKELAPRLIVRD, from the coding sequence GTGATCGATTCTGATGGTTTCCGCCCGAATGTCGGCATCATCCTGACCAATGATGTCGGCCAGGTGCTTTGGGCCAGGCGTATCAATCAGGACGCCTGGCAGTTTCCGCAGGGCGGCATCAATGATCGTGAATCGCCGGAAGAGGCGCTTTACCGTGAACTGAATGAAGAGGTCGGGCTCGAAGAGCAGGACGTTAAGATCCTCGCCTGTACCCGCGGCTGGTTGCGTTATCGTCTGCCGCAGCGTCTGGTGCGTACGCACAGCCAGCCGTTGTGCATCGGGCAGAAGCAGAAGTGGTTCCTGCTGCGTCTGACCGGTGCCGAGGACCGTGTGCGCATGGACCTGACCGGCAAGCCGGAGTTCGATGGCTGGCGCTGGGTAAGCTACTGGTACCCGCTGGGGCAGGTGGTCACATTCAAGCGTGAGGTTTATCGCCGTGCGCTCAAGGAACTTGCCCCGCGCCTGATAGTGCGCGACTGA